Proteins from a single region of Urocitellus parryii isolate mUroPar1 chromosome 4, mUroPar1.hap1, whole genome shotgun sequence:
- the Rgs3 gene encoding regulator of G-protein signaling 3 isoform X6 → MLRGMYLTRNGNLQRRHTMKEAKDVKNKLAIFRRRNESPGAQPAGKTDKMMKSFRPTSEEALKWSESLEKLLLHKYGLIVFQAFLRTEFSEENLEFWLACEDFKKVKSQSKMTAKAKKIFAEYIAIQACKEVNLDSYTREHTKDNLQSVTRGCFDLAQKRIFGLMEKDSYPRFLRSDLYLDLINQKKMSPPL, encoded by the exons ATGCTCCGGGGCATGTACCTCACGCGCAATGGGAACCTTCAGAGACGGCACACCATGAAAGA AGCCAAGGACGTGAAGAACAAGCTGGCCATCTTCAGGCGGCGAAATGAATCGCCAGGGGCCCAGCCAGCGGGCAAGACAGACAAGATGATGAAGTCATTCAG GCCCACCTCGGAGGAAGCCCTCAAGTGGAGTGAATCCCTGGAGAAGCTGCTGCTTCACAAAT ATGGGTTAATAGTGTTCCAGGCCTTTCTTCGCACCGAGTTCAGCGAGGAAAACCTGGAGTTCTGGCTGGCTTGTGAGGACTTCAAGAAGGTCAAGTCACAGTCCAAGATGACAGCCAAAGCCAAGAAGATCTTTGCTGAATACATTGCTATCCAGGCGTGCAAGGAG GTCAACCTGGACTCGTACACCCGGGAGCACACGAAGGACAACCTGCAGAGCGTCACGCGGGGCTGCTTCGACCTGGCCCAGAAGCGCATCTTCGGGCTCATGGAAAAGGACTCGTATCCTCGCTTTCTCCGCTCTGACCTCTACCTGGACCTCATTAACCAGAAGAAGATGAGTCCCCCGCTCTAG